A portion of the Podospora pseudoanserina strain CBS 124.78 chromosome 2, whole genome shotgun sequence genome contains these proteins:
- the hus1 gene encoding Checkpoint protein hus1 (EggNog:ENOG503NXPT; COG:O), with protein sequence MRFKTDLKNIRTFSKLAAALNSLEKIAWIRLDDDTVRFTVIPEVGSQVWASLSADLIFDNYQLQSNEPANTINLELPLAPLQRALRSAINSHNANLRLTKKDGAPMLSMVIHTMTKDSGGPNPAAPHSRPADDDDDNDPFNNPSPFPTEPLELQMKREREKIITQDIPVRVLHPDTVETIMQPKVREPDVHIQLPPLLQLKAISDRFTKLALTTASTSSSSHNNIVTKDPKLELSANMHGSLRLRLRTETLDITSVWDGLENPELDPSQLAMPLEEHPSTVFREAGRDKWATVRVDGKDWSRVLSVGRLEGRVIACFSDEHALILYVYVPHSSGGVGGGVGDGGCCYLLRLVF encoded by the exons ATGCGGTTCAAGACGGATCTCAAGAACATCAGGACTTTTTCAA AGCTCGCCGCAGCGTTGAACTCCCTCGAGAAGATCGCCTGGATCCGTCTCGACGATGACACGGTCCGCTTCACCGTGATCCCAGAGGTGGGATCACAAGTCTGGGC CTCCCTCTCAGCAGACCTAATCTTCGACAACTACCAACTCCAATCCAACGAACcagccaacaccatcaacctcgagctccccctcgcccccctccaacgAGCCCTCCGCTCCGCCATCAACTCCCACAACGCCAACCTCCGCCTCACAAAAAAGGACGGCGCCCCGATGTTATCGATGGTAATTCACACAATGACCAAAGACTCCGGGGGtcccaacccagcagcccCTCATTCCAGAcccgccgacgacgacgacgacaacgaccccttcaacaacccctcccccttccccaccgaACCCCTAGAACTCCAAATGAAACGAGAACGCGAAAAGATCATCACCCAGGACATTCCCGTCCGCGTCCTGCACCCAGACACGGTAGAAACAATCATGCAGCCCAAAGTCCGCGAGCCAGACGTCCACATccaacttccccccctcctccagctcaaaGCAATCTCCGATCGGTTCACCAAGCTTGCTTTGACTACCGCttctacctcctcctcttcccacaaCAACATCGTGACCAAGGACCCAAAGTTGGAGTTATCAGCTAACATGCACGGCTCGTTGCGGCTACGGCTGAGAACTGAGACGCTGGATATAACCTCTGTCTGGGACGGGCTGGAGAACCCTGAGCTGGATCCTAGTCAATTGGCGATGCCGCTCGAGGAGCACCCGAGTACGGTGTTTAGAgaggcggggagggataAGTGGGCTACTGTTAGGGTCGACGGGAAGGACTGGAGCAGGGTGTTGAGTGTGGGAcggctggaggggagggttatCGCTTGTTTTAGCGACGAGCACGCTTTGATACTGTATGTCTATGTGCCGCATTCTAGcggtggggtggggggtggggtgggggatggaggatgtTGTTACT TATTACGTCTCGTCTTTTAG
- a CDS encoding hypothetical protein (COG:O; EggNog:ENOG503P9CR) — protein MGKMVAFYDRKGGPTVVESEKKIETPDPEASCPICTDLVGTENPEGTTETWSELPCGHRFGSHCIKHYLGIVADNRPTCPICRQKAYHSCGHPVLPMPCVGTVSRLKKATTKQKTALGDLGWKSCGYCDQARVQAGYMVKRSRLWRPFRYIADALNPRRRRENRRQAPQYPPYVPGLWGQPDLARARDSGWERWWKAQAPQEV, from the coding sequence ATGGGGAAAATGGTAGCTTTCTACGACCGAAAAGGCGGGCCAACCGTGGTCGAGtcggaaaagaaaatcgaAACCCCAGACCCGGAAGCGTCATGCCCTATCTGCACCGACCTAGTCGGCACAGAAAACCCAGAGGGCACGACAGAAACATGGAGTGAGCTGCCTTGTGGACACCGGTTCGGAAGTCATTGCATCAAGCACTATCTTGGCATCGTGGCAGACAACCGTCCAACATGCCCGATTTGCCGCCAGAAAGCCTACCACTCCTGCGGACACCCGGTGCTCCCTATGCCATGCGTTGGTACGGTCTCAaggctgaagaaggcgactacaaaacaaaaaactgCACTCGGCGATCTGGGCTGGAAGAGTTGTGGGTATTGCGATCAGGCGAGGGTCCAGGCAGGGTacatggtgaagaggagCCGTCTATGGAGGCCTTTTCGATATATTGCCGACGCACTGAACCCTCGCCGGAGAAGAGAGAATCGTCGGCAGGCACCACAGTATCCCCCTTATGTGCCGGGGCTATGGGGCCAGCCGGACCTGGCCAGAGCGAGGGATTCgggatgggagaggtggtggaaagcaCAAGCTCCACAGGAGGTATAA
- a CDS encoding hypothetical protein (EggNog:ENOG503NX6G; COG:S) produces the protein MDSAPAQSTALVRKRTDTELMPPPPRAKRIKRPKRVLDEDTYTDALSHIIARDFFPGLLESETQQEYLDALDSKDDEWIASAGRRLQQVVMTPGRRRNLATPLRQPLQTTTGQTPLNFVGDTPASIASSSVTAATNQATNVDTNMSLAAFQSKYTSEDNESFYKLLDRQNQKHVEKYAWLWTGNKLPSKQQLKQKEVQAKLLAQRGATGLTDDGFKKDRLAIMDQDAFDRPAAPDQWKFKPQNELMFTPAGIEGVETVSERRERESRMDQKRVVYENTRVPGPNMKITTEGEEDRSRAGSPTLSEIRNAIAGKRRACDTETKASSVAGGETPRVNGYAFVDDEEPEPEPVRRSKSSKAPVINLGPGDATPNPFKIQEQRGREALHHRMVERISQSKRTSARLGVTGKVERTPAPKFPSSPKVGAPGLTPAAQRLWGKIGGSGRGNESPFSGSVKATPRAVTPKLKGSGLKSMGK, from the coding sequence ATGGATTCCGCTCCAGCCCAGTCCACCGCGCTCGTTCGCAAGCGGACAGATACAGAGCtgatgccaccacctcctcgagCAAAACGCATCAAACGACCAAAGCGAGTCCTGGACGAGGATACCTACACCGATGCCTTGTCCCACATCATCGCCCGCGACTTCTTCCCCGGCCTGCTTGAGAGCGAAACCCAGCAAGAATATCTCGATGCCCTGGATTCCAAAGATGACGAGTGGATTGCGAGTGCTGGCCGCCGGCTCCAGCAAGTAGTTATGACACCTGGCCGACGACGAAACCTCGCGACTCCTTTGCGGCAGCCCTTGCAGACAACAACGGGTCAGACACCTCTGAATTTCGTGGGTGACACGCCTGCCTCGATCGCATCATCTTCGGTAACAGCCGCGACTAACCAGGCAACAAATGTGGACACCAACATGTCTCTTGCAGCCTTCCAGTCGAAATACACCTCGGAAGACAACGAGTCCTTTTACAAGCTGCTCGACAGGCAAAATCAAAAACACGTCGAGAAATACGCCTGGCTGTGGACTGGAAACAAGCTACCTTCAAAACAACAGCTTAAACAAAAGGAGGTGCAGGCCAAGTTGCTCGCTCAACGGGGCGCGACGGGTCTAACAGACGATGGCTTCAAAAAGGACCGACTCGCCATAATGGATCAGGATGCTTTTGAccgcccagcagcaccagaCCAATGGAAGTTCAAGCCACAAAACGAGCTCATGTTCACGCCTGCTGGCATCGAAGGGGTGGAGACGGTGTcggaaagaagagaaagggaaTCAAGAATGGATCAGAAGAGGGTCGTCTACGAGAACACAAGAGTGCCGGGCCCAAATATGAAAATCACCactgaaggtgaagaagatagGTCTCGGGCTGGATCACCTACTCTATCCGAAATCCGAAACGCCATCGCCGGCAAGAGAAGAGCGTGTGACACGGAAACTAAAGCTAGCAGTGTCGCGGGAGGTGAAACGCCAAGGGTGAACGGCTATGCTTttgttgacgatgaagagCCGGAGCCAGAACCGGTCAGGAGGTCAAAATCATCAAAGGCACCGGTCATCAATCTTGGTCCGGGGGATGCAACGCCTAATCCGTTCAAAATCCAGGAACAGCGGGGACGAGAGGCGCTGCATCATcggatggtggagagaaTATCGCAATCCAAGAGAACGAGCGCGAGGCTGGGGGTGACCgggaaggtggagaggacgCCGGCTCCCAAGTTTCCTAGTAGTCCTAAGGTTGGGGCTCCGGGGCTTACACCTGCTGCGCAGAGGTTGTGGGGGAAGATTGGGGGTTCTGGGAGGGGGAACGAGTCGCCTTTTAGCGGGTCAGTGAAGGCGACTCCGAGGGCGGTGACGCCCAAGCTGAAGGGATCGGGGCTGAAGAGTATGGGGAAATAG
- a CDS encoding hypothetical protein (EggNog:ENOG503NWR2; COG:S; BUSCO:EOG09262Z14), translated as MRLADLLVDLAAVASASKSVAAKHVALRARQVERYGQTSSILRDALLGRQKAAQGQKEEPPNAERGDEEKATPPAAAESHQQPEPPKEKEVSGAIPKEAPPPPPPPEETTQPAPTPEKKRPTQEFKPAPWAEGSIALLKQGFVPPRRPPTSLPSIGKQKIDIPLLKVDETEEVDVSSLFHTSKGSKILEALKSKEDETKEAAGEYVQVAEAGKTENKVVEKEEEQPSKEVDSAAAVKDVISEPTKEVVAEPVKEVVSKPLEEAVSEPIKEVVSEPLEEVLSTPEKEATAETTPPLPPPPAQYELRESRVPSTRLGRLWNYGGLAAGMLAGAVTESVSRTFNGSSSSSSSSVMLSPSNMTRLVSKLSRMRGAALKLGQMMSFQDAKMLPPPIQEVLQRVQDRADYMPSYQRDRVLSQNLGENWRELFSEFDEKPIAAASIGQVHRAVLKQSGERVAVKIQFPGVAESINSDLDNIAVLLTATKLLPKGLYLDKTIENARLELGWECDYEREAGCAERYRQNLLSDEVFAVPRIYPEASGRHVLTMEWMSGTGVTRIAPNLTQEEKDWIGTQILRLCLREITEFKFMQTDPNWTNFLYNPQENKLELLDFGASREYPDSFIKLYVQLLEASSRNDKDAVKELSEELGYLTGHESKQMLEAHLTSVMTLAEPFMETAPEVYDFRDQTITERVKAQIGVMIHERLAPPPEETYSLHRKLSGAFLLCARLGSRVRCRELFQDALEKSGYKKD; from the coding sequence ATGAGGTTAGCGGACCTCCTCGTCGACCTGGCCGCCGTGGCCAGTGCGTCGAAAAGCGTGGCGGCCAAGCATGTCGCGCTGAGGGCGAGGCAGGTGGAGAGGTATGGGCAGACGTCGAGTATATTGAGGGATGCTCTTCTCGGGAGGCAGAAGGCAGCGCAAGGTCAAAAAGAGGAACCACCAAAtgcggagaggggggatgaggaaaaagcaacaccaccagcagcagccgaatctcaccagcagccagagccgccaaaagaaaaggaggtgTCGGGTGCCATTCCCAAGGaagcaccgccgccgccgccgccgccggaaGAGACAACACAACCCGCTCCTACCCCAGAAAAGAAACGCCCAACCCAAGAATTCAAACCAGCCCCCTGGGCAGAAGGTTCCATCGCCCTTTTGAAGCAGGGGTTTGTCCCGCCGAGAAGACCACCAACTTCCCTCCCTAGCATTGGAAAACAAAAGATCGACATCCCTCTTCTGAAAGTTGACGAGACAGAAGAGGTAGATGTCAGTTCTCTGTTTCACACGTCTAAGGGGTCCAAAATCCTGGAGGCCTTGAAGTCGAAGGAGGACGAAACCAAAGAAGCGGCAGGGGAGTACGTCCAGGTTGCTGAGGCTGGCAAAACCGAAAACAAGGTGGttgaaaaagaagaagagcagccATCAAAGGAGGTTgactcggcggcggcggtgaaaGACGTGATATCCGAACCGACCAAAGAAGTCGTGGCAGAGCCAGTAAAGGAAGTCGTCTCCAAGcctttggaggaggccgtTTCGGAACCCATCAAAGAAGTCGTCTCCGAGCCTCTGGAAGAGGTCCTCTCAACCCCCGAAAAAGAAGCCACAGCAGaaaccacaccccccctcccaccaccacccgcacaATACGAACTCCGCGAGTCCCGAgtcccctccacccgcctcggccgcctctGGAACTACGGCGGCCTAGCAGCAGGCATGCTTGCCGGCGCAGTCACCGAGTCCGTCTCCCGCACCTTCaacggctcctcctcctcctcttcttcttccgtAATgctctccccatcaaacaTGACCCGCCTAGTCAGCAAACTCTCCCGCATGCGCGGTGCAGCCCTCAAGCTAGGCCAGATGATGTCCTTCCAGGACGCAAAAATGCTACCCCCCCCTATCCAAGAGGTCTTGCAGCGTGTCCAAGACAGAGCAGATTACATGCCCTCCTACCAGCGCGACCGCGTCCTCAGTCAGAACTTGGGAGAGAACTGGAGGGAGCTATTCAGTGAATTTGACGAGAAACCTATTGCAGCCGCCTCGATAGGGCAGGTTCACCGCGCGGTGTTGAAACAGtctggggagagggttgcAGTCAAGATTCAGTTCCCGGGTGTGGCGGAGAGTATCAATTCTGACTTGGACAACATTGCCGTGTTACTGACCGCGACAAAGCTGCTCCCGAAGGGGTTGTACTTGGATAAGACGATCGAGAATGCGAGGTTGGAGCTGGGGTGGGAGTGTGATTATGAGCGGGAGGCGGGGTGCGCGGAGAGATACAGGCAGAACCTGCTGTCTGATGAGGTGTTTGCCGTGCCGCGGATCTATCCCGAGGCGAGCGGGAGGCATGTGCTGACGATGGAGTGGATGTCTGGCACCGGAGTGACGCGCATCGCACCAAACCTGAcgcaagaagaaaaagattGGATCGGGACGCAGATCTTGAGGTTGTGTCTCAGGGAAATCACAGAGTTCAAATTCATGCAGACGGACCCGAACTGGACGAATTTCTTGTACAACCCCCAGGAAAACAAGCTGGAGCTGTTGGACTTCGGGGCGTCGAGAGAGTACCCTGACTCTTTTATCAAGCTGTATGTCCAGCTTTTGGAGGCTTCGTCACGGAATGATAAAGATGCGGTGAAGGAATTGTCGGAGGAGTTGGGGTACTTGACTGGTCATGAAAGCAAGCAGATGCTCGAGGCGCACTTGACGAGCGTGATGACGCTCGCGGAACCGTTCATGGAGACGGCGCCGGAGGTGTACGATTTTAGGGATCAGACGATTACGGAAAGAGTGAAAGCGCAGATTGGGGTCATGATACATGAGCGGTTGGCGCCGCCGCCCGAGGAGACGTATTCGTTGCATCGGAAGCTGTCGGGCGCGTTTTTGCTGTGTGCGAGGCTGGGTAGCAGGGTGAGGTGTAGGGAGTTGTTCCAGGACGCTCTGGAAAAGTCGGGGTATAAGAAGGACTGA
- the RRP36 gene encoding rRNA biogenesis protein rrp36 (BUSCO:EOG09265M98; EggNog:ENOG503NV5Q; COG:A), which yields MSSVKRKQPPATLLQRRVRPRYEPEPESDVEEMSDAPSEEGAGFDSEEDEDMSEAEMRSGSDEENSELGSDPEDSEDESEDDTPQPSHQLSFGALAKAQAALGDKLNRRKRRSSSAASEASSSRGNNNNNDNKFSLEKNHKKPLEKPSRTSKHAPVELSSKRQVSRRRDFLLDPTSTKPQHRDPRFFAPSTMSATSKIDEIKARKAYAFLDEYREKEMQELRVAIKKSKNAEEKEKLQKALLSMESKKKAQERKDKAQKVLDEHKKKEKELVRQGKNPFYLKRSEQKKRVVVETFKGMKKGQVDKAIERRRKKVAGKEKKLLPWARRTVEDR from the exons ATGTCATCCGTCAAACGCAAGCAGCCGCCTGCCACTCTCCTGCAGAGGCGGGTTCGCCCTAGGTATGAGCCGGAGCCTGAATCAGATGTCGAGGAGATGAGCGATGCGCCAAGTGAGGAGGGTGCCGGGTTTGACagtgaagaggacgaggacatgAGTGAGGCTGAGATGAGAAGCGGCAGCGATGAG GAAAACTCCGAACTCGGCTCAGACCCCGAAGACAGCGAGGATGAATCGGAAGATgacaccccccaacccagccaccagCTCTCCTTTGgcgccctcgccaaagcccAAGCAGCCCTAGGCGACAAGCTCAACAGGCGCAAGCGCCGCTCCAGCAGCGCCGCTTCCGAAGCGTCCAGCTCTCGGggtaacaacaacaacaacgacaacaagtTTTCTCTTGAGAAGAATCACAAGAAACCCCTGGAAAAGCCCTCCCGCACAAGCAAACACGCCCCTGTCGAGTTGTCGTCAAAACGCCAGGTCTCCCGCCGCCGtgacttcctcctcgacccaACCTCGACCAAACCCCAGCATCGCGACCCCCGCTTCTTTGCGCCCTCCACCATGTCGGCCACGTCGAAAATAGACGAGATCAAAGCCCGAAAAGCGTACGCTTTTTTGGATGAGTACCgcgagaaggagatgcaggAGCTTCGGGTGGCGatcaagaagagcaagaacgcggaggagaaagagaagctgCAGAAGGCGTTGCTGTCGATggagagcaagaagaaggcgcaggagaggaaggacAAGGCGCAAAAGGTGCTGGATGagcacaagaagaaggagaaggagctggtgAGGCAGGGGAAGAATCCTTTCTATCTGAAGAGGAgcgagcagaagaagagggtggtggtggagacgttcaaggggatgaagaaggggCAGGTGGATAAGGCAattgagaggaggaggaagaaggtggcGGGTAAGGAGAAAAAGTTGCTGCCTTGGGCTCggaggacggtggaggatCGGTGA
- a CDS encoding hypothetical protein (COG:A; EggNog:ENOG503NVZ2), producing MGKAEVGSTKYLSNKMKQKGLTRLRWFCQICEKACRDENAFKMHCQSESHTRRALSVGQNIKQVTDDYSRAFQQEFISLLKTSHGEKEIHANKFYQEVIAKKDHVHLNATRLNGLGGRRRRGGWIWRGRGKKS from the exons aTGGGCAAAGCAGAAGTCGGCTCAACCAAATACCTCTCCAACAAGATGAAGCAAAAAGGCCTCACGCGCCTCCGCTGGTTCTGCCAAATCTGCGAAAAGGCCTGCAGAGACGAGAACGCCTTCAAGATGCACTGCCAGTCCGAATCGCACACCCGGCGCGCGCTGTCTGTAGGGCAAAACATCAAGCAAGTCACCGACGATTACTCCCGTGCGTTCCAACAAGAGTTTATCTCCCTTCTCAAGACGAGCCATGGAGAAAAGGAGATTCACGCGAATAAATTCTATCAGGAGGTGATTGCAAAGAAGGATCATGTTCATTTGAATGCGACGAG ATTGAACGGGCtaggagggaggcggaggagaggggggtggatttggagggggagagggaaaaagagttga
- a CDS encoding hypothetical protein (COG:E; EggNog:ENOG503NU38): MVQALLKNTSTNGWVVQKFGGTSVGKFPDRIAEDIIRTHVENNRLVVVCSARSTGKKVTGTTSRLLEVYKKLRAIVASAGDEESQDVLLEEAKRIVQDILDDHVDAAETFIKDAELSVAVKKYTEKDCHLLNEYLLAAKRFNLEINSRAKDRVVSFGEKLSCRFMTYLLKDRGVDAEYVDLADVLHLDSPGRLDAGFYRQVTAVIAKKILACEDRVPVVTGFFGNVPGSLLDGDIGRGYTDLCASLAAVGLRADELQIWKEVDGIFTADPTKVPTARLIPSITPAEAAELTFYGSEVIHHLTMDQVIKAQPPIPIRIKNVKNPRGEGTIVKPDPTLAADQQIQRPRKPSDPSARKKPKRPTAVTVKDKISILNIHSNKRSIAHAFLARVFSILNQRRISVDLISTSEVHVSIAVHNGSSEYDSLNQAVEELRECGDVTVIHNMTILSLVGAEMKNMRGIAGKMFSTLGENSINIEMISQGASEINISCVIESRDAERAMNILHTSLFTFLEYGN; encoded by the exons ATGGTCCAAGCGCTACTGAAAAACACCAGCACGAACGGGTGGGTGGTGCAGAAGTTTGGTGGCACGAGCGTGGGCAAGTTTCCTGATAGGATTGCGGAGGATATCATCAGGACGCATGTGGAGAATAAtcggctggtggtggtgtgctcGGCGAGGAGCACAGGGAAGAAGGTGACGGGGACCACGAGCAG GTTATTGGAGGTGTACAAAAAGCTTAGGGCTATTGTTGCCTcggctggtgatgaggagtcTCAGGATGTGCTactggaggaggccaagcgCATTGTTCAGGACATACTGGATGATCATGTGGATGCGGCCGAGACTTTTATCAAAGATGCGGAGCTGAGCGTGGCCGTGAAGAAGTATACGGAGAAGGACTGCCACTTGCTCAATGAGTATCTCTTGGCTGCTAAGCGCTTCAATTTGGAGATCAACTCGAGGGCGAAGGACAGGGTGGTGAGCTTTGGTGAGAAGCTGAGCTGTAGGTTTATGACTTATCTTCTCAAGGACAGG GGAGTCGATGCCGAGTATGTTGACTTGGCTGACGTACTACACCTTGACAGCCCAGGGCGGCTCGATGCCGGCTTTTACCGTCAAGTCACCGCCGTCATTGCCAAGAAGATCCTTGCGTGTGAGGACCGTGTACCAGTCGTCACTGGCTTCTTCGGTAACGTCCCTGGAAGTCTTTTGGATGGTGACATCGGCCGTGGCTACACGGATCTCTGCGCTTCCCTGGCTGCTGTCGGCCTCAGGGCTGATGAGCTTCAGATCTGGAAGGAAGTTGATGGCATCTTCACCGCCGACCCTACCAAGGTCCCCACCGCCAGACTCATCCCTTCCATCACCCCAGCCGAGGCCGCCGAGTTGACCTTTTACGGCTCCGAAGTCATCCACCACTTGACCATGGACCAAGTGATCAAGGCCCAgcccccaatccccatcaGAATCAAGAACGTCAAGAACCCCCGCGGCGAAGGCACCATCGTCAAGCCAGACCCTACCCTGGCCGCCGATCAGCAGATCCAACGGCCGAGGAAACCATCCGACCCATCGGCCCGCAAGAAGCCGAAGCGTCCTACTGCCGTGACGGTCAAGGACAAGATCTCGATCCTCAACATCCACTCGAACAAGAGGTCGATTGCCCACGCCTTTTTGGCAAGGGTGTtttccatcctcaaccagaGGCGTATCTCGGTGGATTTGATCTCCACGAGCGAGGTGCATGTTTCCATTGCGGTACATAACGGCAGCTCCGAGTATGACAGCCTGAACCAGGctgtggaggagctgagggagtGCGGCGATGTGACGGTGATTCACAACATGACGATTTTGAGTCTGGTAGGGGCCGAGATGAAGAACATGAGGGGTATTGCGGGCAAGATGTTTTCGACGTTGGGTGAGAATTCGATTAATATCGAGATGATTTCTCAGG GTGCCAGCGAGATCAACATCTCGTGCGTGATAGAATCGCGGGATGCTGAGAGGGCCATGAATATCCTGCACACGAGCTTGTTTACTTTCCTTGAGTATGGGAACTAA
- the MDL1 gene encoding ATP-binding cassette permease mdl1 (EggNog:ENOG503NV86; COG:Q) — protein sequence MVSGAVAAAAFRRAALLPQRTLCAGGIGYANAPLLAPSPSPASLILSRDAFQTLRPSSAAAPAKLQPCRHFSSRVGAGRTPAAATPTCSPQSSLGLRPRLAQPTWTSPINILRRLSTSPPNPEQAVAKKDQQSSTQEEQEEKEEEVDQHLKAHGFQKSAKAAKAAHINMAARLSKEGKGQEGKPGWAEVWRLIKIARPELRWLGVAFVLLLISSSVTMSIPFSVGRILDLSTKEAADEVRLFGLTLTQFFCGLAAVLTIGATANFGRIILLRIVGERVVARLRTQLYRRTYVQDAEFFDANRVGDLISRLNSDTVIVGKSITQNVSDGLRSLVSGAAGFVAMAWLSPKLTSIILVMVPPIGIGAVLYGRSIRNLSRQIQKNVGTLMKIAEERLGNIKTSQAFAGEVQEIGRYSKQVKKIFALGRRDAIISGTFFASTSWAGNMTILAMLIVGGNLVRTGAMTLGDLTSFMMYTVFAGSSLFGVSGFYSELMKGVGAASRLFELQDRKPSIHQTVGTKVKSAQGPIKFSNVHFAYPTRPAVAIFNGLDFEIPSGSNVCIVGPSGGGKSTVASMLLRFYNPTSGTITINGVDISTMNVKSLRRRIGMVAQEPVLFSGTIAENISYGRPEAKRWEIIAAAQKANCGFISDFPDGLETQVGARGAQLSGGQKQRIAIARALLKDPDILLLDEATSALDAESETLVNSALAELLKGRSTTISIAHRLSTIKRSDKIIVLSSEGTVAEIGSYTELSNNPNSAFSKLMEWQMSGADVPTSASPRITEAEEIEEDLEEQGEEEYDEHSEEVEEVEEKKR from the coding sequence ATGGTTTCGGGGGCGGTCGCAGCGGCTGCTTTTCGCCGCGCGGCTCTGCTCCCGCAACGCACATTATGTGCAGGCGGGATAGGCTATGCAAATGCGCCCTTACTCGCaccttcaccatcaccagcgtCGCTGATATTATCCCGGGATGCGTTCCAGACGCTGAGGCCATCCTCGGCCGCAGCTCCCGCAAAGCTCCAACCCTGCCGCCACTTCTCCTCCCGCGTGGGAGCGGGGAGGACCCCCgcggcagcaacaccaacatgtTCACCACAATCATCACTCGGACTACGACCTAGGCTTGCCCAGCCAACATGGACGTCGCCGATCAACATTCTTCGCCGGTTATCTacgtcaccaccaaacccagagCAGGCTGTTGCCAAAAAGGACCAGCAGTCTTCAACACAAGAGgaacaagaggaaaaggaggaagaggtggatcAGCACCTCAAGGCACATGGATTCCAAAAGAGCGCAAaggcggccaaggctgcGCACATCAACATGGCGGCGCGCTTGTccaaggaagggaaaggtCAGGAAGGCAAGCCTGGCTGGGCTGAGGTCTGGCGTCTGATCAAGATCGCCCGGCCTGAGCTCAGATGGCTGGGCGTGGCCTTTGTCCTGCTGCTCATTTCTTCCAGTGTCACCATGTCGATTCCCTTCTCCGTGGGCCGTATTCTGGATCTCTCCACCAAGGAAGCTGCCGACGAGGTTAGGCTATTTGGGCTTACTCTGACACAGTTCTTTTGCGGACTTGCTGCTGTGCTTACCATTGGTGCGACTGCCAACTTTGGGCGGATCATCCTGCTCAGAATTGTTGGCGAGCGCGTTGTGGCTAGGTTGAGGACGCAGCTTTACCGGAGGACGTATGTTCAGGATGCCGAGTTCTTTGATGCCAACCGGGTCGGTGACTTGATCTCGAGGCTCAACTCGGATACGGTCATTGTCGGCAAGAGTATCACGCAGAACGTCTCGGATGGTCTTCGATCTTTGGTTAGCGGTGCTGCTGGATTTGTCGCCATGGCTTGGCTAAGCCCGAAGCTGACGTCTATTATCCTTGTTATGGTCCCTCCTATCGGTATCGGCGCTGTCTTGTACGGCCGTTCGATTCGCAACCTCAGTCGACAGATTCAAAAGAATGTCGGCACGCTTATGAAGATTGCAGAGGAAAGATTGGGCAACATCAAGACGAGTCAGGCTTTTGCCGGCGAGGTTCAAGAGATTGGACGGTACAGCAAGCAGGTCAAGAAGATCTTTGCGCTCGGCAGACGGGATGCTATCATTTCTGGCACATTCTTCGCTTCTACCAGTTGGGCGGGCAACATGACTATCCTGGCCATGCTCATTGTGGGAGGCAACCTTGTTCGGACTGGGGCCATGACATTGGGCGACTTGACGTCTTTTATGATGTACACCGTCTTTGCAGGGTCCAGTTTGTTCGGTGTCAGCGGCTTCTACTCGGAACTGATGAagggtgttggtgctgctAGTCGTCTTTTTGAGCTCCAGGACCGAAAGCCCAGCATTCACCAAACTGTCGGCACGAAAGTCAAGTCGGCGCAGGGCCCTATCAAGTTCTCCAACGTCCACTTTGCTTATCCCACGAGACCGGCGGTGGCTATCTTCAACGGCCTTGATTTCGAGATTCCTTCTGGCAGCAATGTCTGTATTGTTGGTCCCTCCGGCGGTGGCAAGTCGACTGTAGCCTCCATGTTGCTTCGCTTCTACAACCCAACGTCAGGCACTATCACTATCAATGGCGTTGATATTTCGACAATGAACGTCAAATCGCTTAGGCGACGCATCGGCATGGTCGCACAGGAGCCCGTGCTCTTTTCGGGTACCATTGCCGAGAATATCTCGTATGGACGGCCCGAAGCTAAGAGATGGGAGATCATTGCGGCTGCTCAAAAGGCCAACTGCGGTTTCATCAGCGACTTCCCTGATGGCTTGGAAACGCAGGTTGGTGCCCGTGGAGCCCAGCTCTCGGGTGGGCAGAAGCAACGCATCGCCATTGCTCGCGCTCTCCTCAAGGATCCCGATATTTTGCTCCTGGATGAGGCGACCTCGGCACTTGACGCCGAATCTGAGACTCTCGTCAACTCTGCCCTTGCCGAATTGCTCAAGGGacgcagcaccaccatctcgaTTGCCCACAGActctccaccatcaaacGGTCGGACAAGATCATTGTTCTGTCCAGCGAAGGCACCGTGGCCGAAATTGGCAGCTACACTGAGCtgagcaacaaccccaacagcgCTTTCAGCAAGCTTATGGAGTGGCAGATGTCTGGCGCTGATGTCCCCACGTCGGCCAGTCCTCGCATTaccgaggctgaggagattgaggaggacttggaggagcagggggaggaagagtaTGATGAGCATtctgaggaggttgaggaggttgaggagaagaagcggtAA